In Pontimonas salivibrio, the sequence CTGGCCATGATTGAAGCCAGTGTCCGACTAGTGCCCGGGGTGTTAGGAAATCCGGAATCTTTAGTGGAAGAAAGCCACCAGTTACCGGGTGTGGAATACCCCAGCTACACCAAACCCCCTACCTGGCGGGGATTGGATGTTCCAGAAGTCCTCCTCAGTGGCCACCACGATCAGATTGCGCGGTGGCGGGCAGAACAATCCACTATTCGAACGACACACAACCGACCGGATTTGTTGCCCGGTAGCTAGCGGCGCCCGGTAACCCCTTTGGCGGTGGGCGGTACTACTGGGGCCTCTCGGTGAGAACCAGCGGGCCCTCTGCGGTGATGGCCACAGTGTGTTCACTGTGTGCGGCGCGGGAGCCATCAGCGCTTCGAAGGGTCCACCCGTCAGCGTCGACAACCAACTCATCGGTGGTGTGCATAAACCACGGCTCAATGGCGAACACCATCCCGGGTTTTAACAGTGGGCCAGTACCTGGATCACCGTCATTGGGGATTGACGGTTCTTCGTGCATGGTGCGGCCCACACCGTGGCCACCAAAGTCGGTGTTGATGGCGTAGCCATAGCGACGGCCCACCTGGCCGATCGCGGCCTGAATGTCACCCAGGCGCCTACCGGGCCTGGCCTGTTCGATTCCTGCCCACAGGGCTTCTTCTGTGGCGGCAATGAGGGTGTGGTCTTCTGGTTGACCCTCACCGACAACGACGCTTCTCGCCGAGTCGGCAACCCACCCGCCAAGCTCGACGGCAAA encodes:
- the map gene encoding type I methionyl aminopeptidase, with product MARLRASDIEAMRPAGAFVANVLRELVDAAQPGVNLLELDALAHERIRTADATSCYIDYHPSFGASPFGKVLCTSVNDAALHGLPRDYTLQPGDLLSVDFAVELGGWVADSARSVVVGEGQPEDHTLIAATEEALWAGIEQARPGRRLGDIQAAIGQVGRRYGYAINTDFGGHGVGRTMHEEPSIPNDGDPGTGPLLKPGMVFAIEPWFMHTTDELVVDADGWTLRSADGSRAAHSEHTVAITAEGPLVLTERPQ